From the genome of Nitrosopumilus sp., one region includes:
- the gatA gene encoding Asp-tRNA(Asn)/Glu-tRNA(Gln) amidotransferase subunit GatA, protein MNLKISALEYVQEVQNGNISAEDYVASTIEHVKGIEDKLHAFLSVNEKAVEQARLIDKKIKSGDKMGVCFGMPISIKDNICIKDSKTTCASRMLENFVAPYDATVIQKLKQQDATFVGKANLDEFAMGLSTEFSAYGPSSNPWNTDYVPGGSSGGSAVSVSAFECVASLGSDTGGSVRNPASFCSVVGYKPTYGLISRFGLISYANSIEQIGPLTRTVKDSAFMLNIISGLDPNDNTTIDNGNQDYLSGIESGIEGKKIGIIKEMIGEGTSPEVLSATKDAISKLEGLGAICEEVSLDMVKYSVAAYYTITATEAGSNLARYDNLRYGYEFPVEGYEFNSYITKARRQFGPEVTRRMIIGGFVPSAGQAGKYFLKALKVKSKLTKEISETFKRFDLLVAPTVPVLPFKKGEKIDDPVALFQVDINTVTANLTGRPAVSVPFTTSNGLPIGIQMIADSNQDKLLLQAAYALEQTVNLPEVPI, encoded by the coding sequence ATGAATCTAAAGATATCTGCCCTTGAATACGTTCAAGAAGTGCAAAACGGAAACATTTCAGCTGAGGATTATGTTGCAAGCACCATTGAGCATGTTAAGGGAATTGAAGACAAGCTGCACGCGTTTCTGTCCGTTAATGAAAAGGCAGTAGAGCAAGCTCGACTAATAGACAAGAAGATAAAATCAGGAGACAAAATGGGAGTATGCTTTGGAATGCCAATATCAATCAAGGATAACATCTGCATCAAGGACAGTAAGACCACGTGCGCATCAAGGATGTTGGAGAACTTTGTAGCACCATATGATGCAACCGTAATCCAAAAGCTGAAGCAACAGGATGCAACGTTTGTCGGAAAGGCAAACCTTGACGAGTTTGCCATGGGACTCTCAACTGAGTTCAGCGCATACGGTCCGAGCAGCAACCCGTGGAACACAGACTACGTTCCAGGCGGTTCGTCTGGAGGCAGTGCTGTTTCTGTAAGCGCCTTTGAATGCGTCGCATCACTTGGTTCGGACACAGGAGGATCAGTCAGGAATCCTGCAAGCTTTTGCTCAGTTGTAGGCTACAAGCCGACCTACGGCCTCATAAGCAGATTTGGACTGATCTCATATGCAAACAGCATTGAGCAGATTGGCCCACTTACCCGAACCGTAAAGGACTCGGCATTCATGCTAAACATCATTTCAGGGTTGGACCCAAATGACAATACCACAATTGACAACGGCAACCAAGACTATCTTTCAGGCATAGAGTCAGGCATAGAAGGCAAGAAGATAGGAATCATCAAGGAAATGATCGGAGAGGGAACATCACCTGAAGTGCTGTCAGCTACAAAGGATGCAATATCCAAGCTTGAAGGCCTTGGTGCCATATGCGAGGAGGTCTCACTTGACATGGTAAAGTATTCTGTTGCCGCATACTACACGATTACTGCAACTGAAGCTGGAAGCAATCTTGCAAGGTATGACAACCTGAGATACGGATATGAATTTCCAGTGGAGGGATACGAGTTTAACTCATACATTACAAAGGCCAGACGACAGTTCGGTCCCGAAGTGACCAGAAGAATGATCATCGGAGGATTCGTCCCGTCGGCAGGTCAAGCTGGAAAGTACTTCCTGAAAGCACTGAAGGTCAAAAGCAAGCTGACAAAAGAAATCAGCGAGACGTTCAAAAGATTTGATCTGCTGGTCGCACCCACTGTTCCGGTACTGCCATTCAAGAAAGGCGAGAAGATTGATGATCCAGTTGCATTGTTTCAAGTTGACATCAACACAGTTACTGCAAATCTTACGGGAAGGCCTGCAGTGTCAGTGCCGTTTACGACATCAAATGGATTGCCTATAGGCATTCAGATGATAGCTGATTCCAATCAGGACAAATTATTACTGCAGGCAGCATATGCATTGGAGCAGACTGTAAACCTGCCGGAGGTTCCAATATGA
- the gatB gene encoding Asp-tRNA(Asn)/Glu-tRNA(Gln) amidotransferase subunit GatB, with protein MTMIGLEIHCQLTNLNSKLFCPCKANYRDLEINENICPVCMGLPGSLPRLNQEAVKKAIIIAMALNCSTPEKIAFFRKNYFYPDSPKNFQITQLNIYGDTSVGGPGSIMVGDKKIRITRIQLEEDPGRLIYEGSSSKNQITLVDYNRAGTPLVEIVTEPDFETPKEVRDFLNILSDILANLGVADPRLEGAMRADANVSIEGGKKVEIKNIGSFHDLEKAAHFEITRQESLHSRDIEIIQETRHWDDLRKITVSSRSKEEELDYRYFLEGDIPWINIDYETHEKLKSEMPESISSKKERYVSKYGIPAQVADVLSSDKFYSDLFEKAHTESNAKEVANIITTELMGLMDTREKRETSKLTSAHLKELADAIQLGKVSRNSSKNALHEILNTGKDLSSVIAELDLGNVSDESELLEIIKQVISEEPQAVEQAKSNPQTINFLVGKVMQKTKGKADPGLTLNLLKKQTGT; from the coding sequence ATGACCATGATTGGACTGGAGATTCACTGCCAGCTTACAAATCTTAACAGCAAGCTGTTTTGTCCATGCAAGGCAAACTACAGAGATCTTGAAATAAACGAAAACATATGTCCTGTCTGCATGGGACTGCCAGGAAGTCTGCCAAGGCTAAACCAGGAAGCGGTAAAAAAGGCAATCATAATTGCAATGGCCCTGAACTGCAGCACCCCTGAAAAGATTGCATTCTTTAGAAAAAATTATTTCTATCCTGATTCTCCAAAGAACTTTCAGATTACCCAGCTAAACATCTACGGGGACACAAGCGTTGGCGGACCCGGCTCAATCATGGTGGGAGACAAGAAGATCAGGATTACCAGAATTCAGCTGGAGGAGGATCCCGGAAGGCTCATCTACGAGGGAAGCTCATCGAAGAACCAGATCACACTTGTGGATTACAACCGTGCAGGCACGCCGCTGGTTGAAATCGTCACAGAGCCTGACTTTGAGACCCCAAAGGAGGTCAGAGACTTTCTGAACATATTGTCAGACATACTTGCCAATCTGGGAGTGGCAGACCCAAGATTGGAAGGTGCAATGAGGGCTGATGCCAACGTGTCAATTGAGGGCGGCAAGAAAGTCGAGATAAAAAATATCGGCTCGTTTCATGATTTGGAAAAGGCGGCCCACTTTGAGATTACAAGGCAGGAGAGCCTGCATTCGCGCGACATAGAAATAATTCAGGAAACCCGTCACTGGGATGACCTGAGAAAGATTACCGTCTCGTCGCGTTCAAAGGAAGAGGAGCTTGACTATAGATATTTCCTGGAAGGGGACATTCCATGGATCAATATAGATTATGAAACACATGAAAAGCTAAAGTCAGAAATGCCTGAAAGTATAAGCTCCAAAAAGGAAAGGTACGTTTCAAAATACGGCATTCCAGCACAGGTAGCTGACGTGCTATCCTCAGACAAGTTCTATTCAGATCTGTTTGAAAAGGCCCACACAGAATCAAATGCAAAAGAGGTTGCAAACATCATCACCACGGAGCTTATGGGACTGATGGATACCAGAGAAAAACGCGAGACGTCCAAGCTTACGTCTGCACACCTGAAAGAGCTAGCTGATGCAATTCAATTAGGAAAGGTCTCAAGGAACTCATCAAAGAACGCGCTGCATGAAATTCTAAATACTGGAAAGGATTTGTCATCAGTCATTGCAGAGCTAGACCTTGGAAACGTTTCAGACGAATCAGAATTATTGGAGATTATCAAGCAGGTAATTTCTGAGGAACCCCAAGCAGTAGAGCAGGCAAAGTCAAATCCTCAGACGATTAACTTTTTGGTCGGAAAGGTGATGCAAAAGACAAAAGGAAAGGCAGATCCTGGATTGACTCTGAACCTGCTGAAAAAGCAGACGGGGACATAA
- a CDS encoding DUF4377 domain-containing protein, with product MILLQDCTCHGYQEQKIRSPYELQTLYDHIVKFLIIVLVLSGLAISTFAVSPAFAESVETLVIHPHLFDCRDIDGVTQKCMIYKEQNLNPFESWGTLYVPIEGFDYKEWSRYMISVKITDVENSVYPATDKKYDLVEILGQESFPPHDPYNGICAPGFVATTEGNCSFNFRCGPEWSAGRICMSSGQQYLKPLQQVEGAGIADGDVICVEHLSLVSKKSDGSSACVTSETRDVLVKRGEWVKHIPKASVFEQTADPELHAKDFDIPEVRLFLEKYPQAVVIREQVGYANHHKHYMHADRITGDIVGLALIKNIETGDVGSAISCPSNQNHSEGYEVSGTFNIVEYLKNYDCLSDSNVGRFEPSSDSDSKKMSDVQDLENMRKSILELEFGDDIITVLISNETYFGAMTSFEFTTIPVSSLVGAHDRLPETDSNDRMMAGSMLSEIVKAGTYITQNDDKEFWYTIGGIESQVITIELQDHEFDRIVFVSDKNKKWIEQINDIVHFAE from the coding sequence ATGATTCTGCTTCAGGACTGTACGTGTCATGGGTATCAGGAGCAAAAGATTCGGAGTCCTTATGAACTTCAAACACTCTATGATCATATCGTGAAATTTTTGATAATTGTCTTGGTATTGAGCGGACTTGCAATATCCACATTTGCAGTTTCTCCAGCATTTGCAGAATCAGTTGAGACCCTTGTGATTCATCCTCATCTCTTTGATTGCCGTGACATTGACGGAGTCACGCAAAAATGTATGATATACAAGGAGCAGAACCTGAATCCGTTTGAGAGTTGGGGAACACTCTACGTCCCAATCGAGGGATTTGACTACAAGGAATGGAGCAGATACATGATCTCAGTGAAGATAACGGACGTTGAAAATTCAGTTTATCCTGCCACCGACAAAAAGTATGATCTAGTTGAGATTTTGGGACAAGAGTCGTTTCCACCACATGATCCCTATAACGGCATTTGCGCACCTGGATTTGTCGCAACCACTGAGGGCAACTGCTCGTTTAACTTTAGATGCGGTCCAGAATGGAGTGCGGGAAGGATCTGCATGTCAAGCGGTCAACAGTATCTGAAACCCCTCCAACAAGTAGAGGGTGCCGGAATTGCAGATGGTGATGTGATATGCGTCGAACACCTAAGCCTTGTTTCCAAAAAAAGTGACGGCTCTTCTGCATGCGTGACTTCTGAAACCCGAGACGTGCTGGTAAAGCGAGGCGAATGGGTCAAGCACATTCCAAAAGCAAGCGTCTTTGAACAAACCGCAGACCCAGAACTGCATGCAAAAGACTTTGACATTCCTGAAGTCCGGTTGTTTCTTGAAAAATATCCGCAGGCAGTAGTCATACGCGAACAGGTAGGATATGCAAACCATCACAAACACTACATGCATGCAGACAGAATTACAGGAGATATTGTGGGTCTTGCCTTGATAAAAAACATTGAAACTGGTGATGTGGGCAGCGCAATAAGTTGTCCTTCAAACCAGAATCACAGTGAAGGTTACGAAGTGAGCGGTACCTTCAACATTGTAGAATATCTGAAAAACTATGATTGCCTTTCAGACAGTAATGTGGGCAGGTTTGAGCCGTCAAGTGATTCTGATTCTAAAAAGATGAGTGATGTGCAAGACCTAGAAAACATGAGAAAAAGCATACTGGAACTTGAATTTGGTGATGACATCATAACTGTACTTATCAGTAATGAGACATATTTTGGAGCGATGACTTCTTTTGAGTTCACAACCATTCCTGTATCTAGCTTGGTAGGGGCACATGACAGACTGCCAGAGACTGACAGTAATGACCGCATGATGGCAGGATCAATGCTGTCTGAGATCGTCAAGGCAGGAACATACATCACACAAAATGATGACAAGGAATTCTGGTATACGATAGGCGGAATTGAATCTCAGGTAATTACAATTGAATTACAAGACCATGAGTTTGACCGGATTGTCTTTGTGTCTGATAAAAACAAGAAATGGATTGAGCAGATAAACGACATAGTGCATTTTGCAGAATAG
- a CDS encoding AMP-binding protein yields the protein MPDFEFIPTEKQILESNIHRFMQKHDVSSLDELSQKAKENLEWFWKSVDEDIGIVWDHPYSKILDTSNGIAWSKWFTDGKTNIYKSSVEKFVKISPQKVAYHFVSEDGCTSSVSYSELDSKISKFANGLKSLEVTKGDIVAIYLPMIEEAIVAILAAAKIGAVQTVIFSGYSSESLHIRLQDCNAKVLLISDGFHRKGKPVSQKKSAENAIKDTAVEKVIIVPYKGVDKYSDSEKIVFYDKLVRTQSDMCVTEVMDSEDPLFILYTSGTTGKPKGVMHVHGGFSVFAGHQAAYLVDIQKDDTMFWPADIGWITGLMWNVYGLLVMGASAVIYDGALDFPTSERIWKMLADYEATIFGISPTAVRLFKKNNVEPLKHFALDKIKNIPTTGEPLDEDSWWWLYEKVGNKKIPIMNLSGGTEIGGAMLSVFPGMKLKPSTVGIPVPGMDLDAVDDDQNSVRGENGYLVIRSPWPAMTRGMLNDDERYVDTYWSRFEDVWFHGDYVHVDKDNLWYMRGRTDDVINVSGHRMSTAEIEHTVISNKKISDAASVAIPDDITGEAIVVFFVADDKSKDIESSEITDYISEKIGKVAKPKFIFQLSDLPKTRTGKIMRRLLKSKLLGKELGDLSSLENPQVLDEIEKLD from the coding sequence ATGCCGGATTTTGAATTCATTCCAACAGAAAAGCAAATTCTGGAATCCAACATTCACAGGTTCATGCAAAAGCACGACGTGTCATCGCTGGACGAGCTGTCGCAAAAGGCAAAAGAGAATCTTGAATGGTTTTGGAAGTCAGTGGACGAGGACATCGGGATCGTATGGGATCATCCGTATTCAAAGATACTTGACACGTCCAACGGAATCGCATGGTCCAAGTGGTTTACAGATGGCAAGACAAACATCTACAAGTCATCAGTTGAAAAGTTTGTAAAGATATCACCGCAAAAAGTTGCATATCATTTTGTATCCGAAGACGGATGCACATCTTCTGTTTCATATTCTGAACTGGATTCCAAGATATCAAAGTTTGCAAACGGTCTGAAATCATTGGAGGTAACAAAGGGAGATATTGTTGCAATCTATCTTCCGATGATAGAGGAGGCAATTGTTGCAATCCTTGCAGCTGCCAAGATTGGCGCGGTTCAGACGGTAATTTTTTCAGGATACAGCTCAGAATCCCTTCACATACGGTTACAGGACTGCAATGCCAAGGTTCTGCTAATCTCAGACGGATTTCACAGAAAAGGAAAACCAGTATCGCAAAAAAAATCAGCTGAGAATGCAATCAAAGATACCGCAGTGGAAAAGGTGATCATCGTCCCGTACAAGGGAGTAGACAAGTATTCTGATTCAGAAAAAATAGTATTCTATGACAAGCTAGTGAGAACACAAAGTGACATGTGCGTCACGGAAGTCATGGATTCTGAAGATCCACTGTTCATTCTGTACACTTCAGGTACAACAGGCAAGCCAAAGGGCGTAATGCATGTACATGGCGGATTTTCAGTTTTTGCAGGTCATCAGGCAGCATACCTTGTAGACATTCAAAAAGATGACACCATGTTTTGGCCTGCAGACATTGGCTGGATTACGGGTCTGATGTGGAACGTATACGGCCTTCTTGTCATGGGCGCATCAGCTGTAATCTATGACGGCGCATTGGACTTTCCGACATCGGAGAGGATTTGGAAGATGCTGGCAGACTATGAGGCGACAATCTTTGGAATTTCCCCCACGGCAGTCAGGCTGTTTAAGAAAAACAACGTTGAGCCGCTGAAGCATTTTGCACTAGATAAGATCAAGAACATTCCGACTACTGGAGAACCACTTGATGAGGACTCTTGGTGGTGGCTGTACGAAAAAGTTGGCAACAAGAAAATTCCAATCATGAACCTGTCTGGAGGGACAGAGATTGGCGGCGCGATGCTGTCAGTATTTCCAGGAATGAAGCTAAAGCCGTCCACGGTAGGCATTCCGGTTCCCGGAATGGATTTGGATGCGGTTGATGATGATCAGAATTCAGTCAGGGGAGAAAACGGATATTTGGTAATCAGATCACCATGGCCTGCCATGACGCGTGGCATGCTAAATGACGATGAAAGATACGTCGACACGTACTGGTCAAGATTTGAGGACGTTTGGTTTCACGGAGATTACGTGCACGTCGACAAGGACAATCTTTGGTACATGCGCGGACGCACAGATGATGTCATCAACGTCTCAGGGCACAGGATGAGCACTGCAGAAATAGAGCACACGGTAATATCAAACAAAAAAATATCAGATGCAGCGTCAGTTGCAATACCTGACGACATTACAGGCGAGGCAATAGTGGTATTTTTTGTCGCAGATGACAAATCAAAAGATATTGAGAGCTCGGAGATTACGGATTACATTTCTGAGAAAATAGGAAAGGTGGCAAAACCAAAATTTATTTTTCAGCTGTCTGACTTGCCCAAAACCAGAACAGGAAAAATAATGCGTCGACTTTTGAAATCAAAACTACTCGGAAAGGAACTGGGAGATCTCTCATCGCTGGAAAATCCGCAGGTGCTTGATGAGATTGAAAAATTGGACTGA